GAGCTTAGTCCGGAGTAATGTTTTGTGGCTTATGGTTCAAACGGAAGATATTCTTGTGTTGATTCTTGTTTGCCATCTAGAACATACATTATATGGGATTCGGAAACACTGGACAGAGATGAATTTCCAATAATTTAATGAAGAaggtttttttaatcttttgtcATGACTATCCAGTTATGCCATTCAGATGCAACACGGCTGCTGGTTAATTTGATCTGTTCAGCTAATTGTTTACTAGTGACATTTTTTCTGCGGACAGTTGTTTTATTGACCTATTTACTACATTTGTTAACATTACATTGATTTCTGCATTTCTTTTATTGGACCAAATTTCTCAAAACTACAATTACTTTGGCAAAACTAATACAAAAGTACAGGTTTAAACTGCTGTGTGCCTGTATCGCAGAACTAAATATTCCCAATTGAATTTATCAAAAAACCAGGTTTAAGACAATATTAAAAAATTACAGTTTAAGTCACAATATATCAAAACATTAGGTTTAGCACTGACTCTTTCCAAAaactatatattataaaagttccACAAGGATAATGTTTTTAGAGCAGAATCTCTAAAATCTGTATTTTTGTGATAAATCTGTGCTAATTAAGTCTTGTGGTAACTTCGATGTTAGATGTGTAGTTTTATGTTACTatggcttaaatatgtagttttgtgatattttgTCATAGCATTTACAGATATATGACATTTACTTTTATGTTCGTAGACCTGGATGTGCTGAGGTAGAATAATTAGAAACCTCCACCACCTACATATgcaccccaccaccaccaccttcttcAATTCTCTATGGCACGCTTTCTCGTTTGGAGACCATGCCTTGCTGGCTGATTTGGctactcttttcttttccagagCCTGTCAACCAcaccatatttttatttttctcattttcgCAGGATAGAATATTATGCTTCTTCTATACTGTGATAGTGTGATGTTTCCTCAGTGTATGATTGCCAAATGTCATTTGGATAGCTGTGCTGTTGTCCCATGGACAATACAGGTGCTGGTGCATTGGGATCGACGAATTTCTGTCCACAAGCTATTCATTTTAGTTCAACTTTACCTTTTTCTATGTTTGTTATTTTGCTTGGATATGAACAACATATATTGATTTACTGAATGGAAATATTCTACTGATCGGTCGTTTCATAATTCTGATGGAAAAATGTGTTCATAACATTTTCAGGAGTTAAATCAGAGGCACCATCTTCTTCCGGGGAGATTAAAAATTACCGCTTTAGATCAGATGTGCCTTCCCCACCTTCTTATACGGCTGTTGGAGGGCCAGCTTCACTCCTTCCTAAACGCAAGCCACTGTCAGAGGAAGAAATTGAGGCTATCATGGTATGTACTTGTTCTTAAGTATGTCATTTGCAAATGCTTG
The Oryza sativa Japonica Group chromosome 6, ASM3414082v1 DNA segment above includes these coding regions:
- the LOC4341199 gene encoding uncharacterized protein is translated as MPRIPLIKFPKRNLKIPSPPPPAAQPADQHASLLSRLGVKSEAPSSSGEIKNYRFRSDVPSPPSYTAVGGPASLLPKRKPLSEEEIEAIMQGGIY